A single window of Bombus pascuorum chromosome 1, iyBomPasc1.1, whole genome shotgun sequence DNA harbors:
- the LOC132906733 gene encoding synaptotagmin 1 isoform X2 → MPAIYKREAEKVPEEPQPQPVEEMLESTLETFVNTEEEIKEVGTEAVTEKETLETQMENLGVELAEEMGIPTWALVAILIAVGVVVLGICFCCIRRCCRKRRSKDGKKGLKGAVDLKSVQLLGSTYKDKPDMEELTDNAEEPDEAESKQSEVKLGKLQYKLEYDFNTNSLAVTVIQAEELPALDMGGTSDPYVKVYLLPDKKKKFETKVHRKTLNPVFNETFTFKSVAYADAMNKTLVFAIFDFDRFSKHDQIGEVKVPLCQVDLAQTIEEWRELQSVEGEGGQDNKLGDICFSLRYVPTAGKLTVVILEAKNLKKMDVGGLSDPYVKIALMQNGKRLKKKKTSIKKCTLNPYYNESFTFEVPFEQIQKVQLVVTVVDYDRIGTSEPIGKVVLGYNASGTELRHWSDMLASPRRPIAQWHTLKDPEDGDKKD, encoded by the exons ATGCCTGCCATCTACAAAAGAGAAGCGGAGAAGGTTCCGGAAGAACCGCAACCGCAACCGGTGGAAGAGATGCTTGAGTCGACGCTAGAGACTTTTGTGAACACGGAggaggaaataaaagaag TTGGCACAGAAGCGGTGACCGAAAAAGAAACATTGGAGACTCAAATGGAGAATCTCGGCGTTGAGCTCGCGGAGGAAATGGGAATACCAACATGGGCACTCGTAGCGATCCTAATAG CCGTAGGCGTAGTAGTTCTCGGAATCTGCTTCTGCTGCATCAGGAGATGCTGTCGCAAAAGACGATCCAAGGACGGGAAGAAAGGGCTGAAGGGTGCGGTAGACCTCAAGTCCGTGCAGCTATTAGGCAGCACGTACAAGGACAAG CCGGATATGGAAGAACTGACTGACAACGCCGAAGAACCGGATGAAGCCGAGAGTAAGCAAAGCGAGGTGAAACTTGGAAAACTTCAATATAAG CTCGAATACGATTTCAACACGAATAGCTTGGCAGTGACTGTGATACAAGCCGAGGAACTACCAGCTTTAGACATGGGTGGCACTTCCGATCCTTACGTCAAGGTTTACTTGCTACCggacaagaagaagaaattcgaAACGAAAGTGCACAGGAAAACGCTCAATCCGGTCTTCAATGAGACTTTCACGTTCAAG AGCGTAGCATACGCAGACGCTATGAACAAGACGCTTGTCTTCGCGATCTTCGACTTCGACAGGTTCTCCAAACACGACCAGATCGGTGAAGTGAAGGTTCCTCTGTGCCAAGTCGATCTGGCTCAGACAATCGAGGAATGGAGAGAACTACAGAGCGTTGAGGGCGAAGGGGGCCAg GATAACAAATTGGGTGACATTTGTTTCTCGCTACGTTACGTGCCCACGGCTGGTAAATTAACGGTGGTCATCCTGGAAGCGAAAAATCTGAAGAAAATGGACGTCGGTGGCCTGTCGGATCCTTATGTAAAGATCGCTTTGATGCAAAATGGCAAAAgattgaagaagaagaaaacgtcCATCAAGAAGTGCACTCTTAATCCGTATTACAACGAATCGTTCACATTTGAGGTACCCTTCGAACAGATACAG AAAGTGCAATTGGTTGTCACGGTAGTCGACTACGATCGTATTGGCACCTCAGAACCCATTGGGAAGGTCGTCTTGGGGTACAACGCGAGCGGAACAGAATTGAGACACTGGTCCGACATGTTGGCATCCCCGAGACGTCCTATCGCTCAATGGCACACGCTTAAGGACCCCGAAGATGGAGACAAGAAGGATTAA
- the LOC132906733 gene encoding synaptotagmin 1 isoform X1 codes for MPAIYKREAEKVPEEPQPQPVEEMLESTLETFVNTEEEIKEVGTEAVTEKETLETQMENLGVELAEEMGIPTWALVAILIAVGVVVLGICFCCIRRCCRKRRSKDGKKGLKGAVDLKSVQLLGSTYKDKVQPDMEELTDNAEEPDEAESKQSEVKLGKLQYKLEYDFNTNSLAVTVIQAEELPALDMGGTSDPYVKVYLLPDKKKKFETKVHRKTLNPVFNETFTFKSVAYADAMNKTLVFAIFDFDRFSKHDQIGEVKVPLCQVDLAQTIEEWRELQSVEGEGGQDNKLGDICFSLRYVPTAGKLTVVILEAKNLKKMDVGGLSDPYVKIALMQNGKRLKKKKTSIKKCTLNPYYNESFTFEVPFEQIQKVQLVVTVVDYDRIGTSEPIGKVVLGYNASGTELRHWSDMLASPRRPIAQWHTLKDPEDGDKKD; via the exons ATGCCTGCCATCTACAAAAGAGAAGCGGAGAAGGTTCCGGAAGAACCGCAACCGCAACCGGTGGAAGAGATGCTTGAGTCGACGCTAGAGACTTTTGTGAACACGGAggaggaaataaaagaag TTGGCACAGAAGCGGTGACCGAAAAAGAAACATTGGAGACTCAAATGGAGAATCTCGGCGTTGAGCTCGCGGAGGAAATGGGAATACCAACATGGGCACTCGTAGCGATCCTAATAG CCGTAGGCGTAGTAGTTCTCGGAATCTGCTTCTGCTGCATCAGGAGATGCTGTCGCAAAAGACGATCCAAGGACGGGAAGAAAGGGCTGAAGGGTGCGGTAGACCTCAAGTCCGTGCAGCTATTAGGCAGCACGTACAAGGACAAG GTCCAGCCGGATATGGAAGAACTGACTGACAACGCCGAAGAACCGGATGAAGCCGAGAGTAAGCAAAGCGAGGTGAAACTTGGAAAACTTCAATATAAG CTCGAATACGATTTCAACACGAATAGCTTGGCAGTGACTGTGATACAAGCCGAGGAACTACCAGCTTTAGACATGGGTGGCACTTCCGATCCTTACGTCAAGGTTTACTTGCTACCggacaagaagaagaaattcgaAACGAAAGTGCACAGGAAAACGCTCAATCCGGTCTTCAATGAGACTTTCACGTTCAAG AGCGTAGCATACGCAGACGCTATGAACAAGACGCTTGTCTTCGCGATCTTCGACTTCGACAGGTTCTCCAAACACGACCAGATCGGTGAAGTGAAGGTTCCTCTGTGCCAAGTCGATCTGGCTCAGACAATCGAGGAATGGAGAGAACTACAGAGCGTTGAGGGCGAAGGGGGCCAg GATAACAAATTGGGTGACATTTGTTTCTCGCTACGTTACGTGCCCACGGCTGGTAAATTAACGGTGGTCATCCTGGAAGCGAAAAATCTGAAGAAAATGGACGTCGGTGGCCTGTCGGATCCTTATGTAAAGATCGCTTTGATGCAAAATGGCAAAAgattgaagaagaagaaaacgtcCATCAAGAAGTGCACTCTTAATCCGTATTACAACGAATCGTTCACATTTGAGGTACCCTTCGAACAGATACAG AAAGTGCAATTGGTTGTCACGGTAGTCGACTACGATCGTATTGGCACCTCAGAACCCATTGGGAAGGTCGTCTTGGGGTACAACGCGAGCGGAACAGAATTGAGACACTGGTCCGACATGTTGGCATCCCCGAGACGTCCTATCGCTCAATGGCACACGCTTAAGGACCCCGAAGATGGAGACAAGAAGGATTAA